The nucleotide window ACGCTAGCTATGATAGCTACTTTATGAGGCCTTCCCTCACTTCATTTGTCATTATATGAACGAATCTTCATTTTTTGATTATTGATTAATCTTCACTGAACAGCTGTATAGAGTCTCTTACGAAGCTAAATAGATCCTATTTTGATCATAGCCGTATACTTATCAGATTGCTAAATCCTTGCATCAAACCCTGCAGAGGCTACTATTTTTTTCGTGACTAAACTGAGGTACATCTCCTATTTTTGAAATAAGTATCGTTGTTATTTTAGTTGCTATCTCTGGGATAGCTAAAAGAAGCTCAAACTGCATTGCTAACGATTTAATTTCCTGTTCTTGTACATTCAGAGAAACTCTCGTTATTGAAGAAGCAGTTGAATATACATTTTTAGCGTAACCAAATGGCTTTGGTGCAGAGTCTTATTAAATAGGTTTCGTTCTGGTGATTCTTTAAACTTTAAGGCCTTCTCATAAAACCACCCATACGATCATTTTCCTCCTATACTATGCATTTCCTTAGCTAATTCTTCTGCTGGTACCTTTACTTCTTCATAAGAAATAATATAGTGTAGGCTTTTTTTTGGATAAAGGCCATTCAAATTACTAAAAACTCCTTTATATTCAAGAAATACTTGATCAACTTTTGTAAAGAAAAACCTATAAAAGAAGGCCAACCAGATAAAAATCAATGATGACCTTATATGATAATTAGGCGTGATAAAGTGTTCATATTGCTTACCCAGACGTATAACCATCTTCATATTGAAGGCTAAAATCGCCTCTTCCCCATTGCTATTAGGAATAGTAGGCACAACAATACGCGCAGTTCTTTTAACAACAGCTATTGAAAGGCACTTTATTCTTCTTCATGACAATCATCCCCTACATTTGATTTTCAAGGAAGGCACTTTGTGCATTATCAATCAAATAGGACTGTTCATTCGTGCACAGTGATGATAACACCATCAATATTGTTTCCTGAAATATCATATTGCTTATCTTCAGGAACTTTAATACTTTTACTATCAGAAATAGGATAATACGACACCGTATATCGTTCTTTATTAACCATCACAGAGAGCGTTTTTTCTTTTTTAATATAAGCAATATATTCCTCAAGAGCTAAATTATTTTGCTTCATGATTGCACTATGAGGTAATCCTACATATCGTATATGCCACGGCTCATATTGAATCTTAGTTACTTCTGTTTTATCCTCTGGATAACGTAAAATAAATCCATATTTCCATGCATTCTTTTTGATCCACTTTCCTTCCGGTGCTTTGTTCATTCTCATTAATGTAGACCCAACATCAAGGGAGATACCTAAGTTATGTTCACTATATCCAGCCGGCAATGCATACTCAGGTCCCATTTCCTCGTAAAGCTCGTTTTGCTCCTGAACATCTCGAAACCCACTATTAATCATAAAATGATTCACTCCCTCTTCTTTAGCAGCGGCAACCAGCTCAGAAAAAGCAAGTGCTACTTCCTTAGATAAATAGATGCCGCTGCTCAGAAGTCCGATCCCCTCTAGCATTGGTTCGTTTCTAGTTAAATGAATAATATCTTTCTTTATACTCTCATGTTTAGCAGGGTAGTCACCATTGACAAGGAGAAGATTTCCTAAATAAATCTCTTCTTTCGTCATTTTTCTCTCCACAGTTTCTTCGTCTTCTATTTTATTCGGAATATTGTCTAGAATATGGATTTTATTTTGAAAGAACTGTTCAATATTAACCGATGCAAATACCATCAGAAACAAAAATAACCCCCACTTCTTCATTGCTACATCACCCTCCACAGTTTCTCTTATTTCTCTATTTTATTGGGCGAATATGACAGTCGAGTGACTTGAAAATGACAATCTAGTCATTTACGGGGTAAATACTAGATTGATAGAAAATCAAAAAACCAGATACGATAAACGGTAGATGTCCGTCCAATTCATCGATATTCACCGAAAGATTGCTCGATAATTGTTTAAACAATTATGTTCTCCCTTCATTAGCTTGACTCCATTAGACAATCCTGCACATCATTTTGTAGAAATCAAAAAAAGAGCCCTTTACAAGCTCAAGTGGGCTCTCAGCATATTTAGGTATTGCATTACTATCAGCATTCACAAAAAATTACTTGTTATTAGAGTATTGTTTCCGATACCAAATAGCTGCTGCTTCTACTTCTTCCATCGTCAATTGATGTCCCTTGTCTTCCCAATGTAGCTCCACATTCGCTTTTGCTCTCACTAATAACGAATGTAGTTCAGTGGATTCGGCTGGTGAACAGAGGGGGTCGTTTGAACCAGCACCAATAAAGACGGATGTCTCTGACAAATCAGGAAGTTCAATGCCTCTTCTTGGGACCATCGGATGATGTAAAATAGCGCCCTTTAAGGCATTTTGTTCTTGAAATAATAAGCTTCCCGCTATATTTGCCCCATTGGAGTAGCCAATTGCGACCACCTGATCTCGGTCAAACTCATACGTTTCAGCTGATTCATCAAGAAAATGATTCAATTCCTTTGTACGGAAGATCAAGTCTTCCTCATCAAAAACACCTTCAGCAATTCTCCGAAAGTAACGAGGCATTCCATTTTCTAATACATTTCCCCGTACACTTAAGATTGAAGCTTCATCATCAATCATTTTCGCAATGGGCAATAATTGCTCTTCATTCCCTCCTGTGCCGTGAAGCAAAAGTAATGTTGGCTTAGATGGATCTTTCCCTTTTTCAAATAGATGTTTCATAACGCATCTCCTCTCAAACCAAACGTGAGGTACAGTTTCTTTTTTAACGATAGCTACTTAGTGAATAGAGGTCTCTAAAATCCTACCTTGGAAAATTATGTGTTGAAAAGTGTTTTGCACTTCACATTTTTAAACACACACCAATCATTCCTAACTTACAAAGAATGATACAATTTCATATTTAACAAGAGTCCTAATTTCACTTTGTATAAAAATATTTTCAATTAAAATATCTCGATTTAAAAATAAATTTACATTATTTATTCTCTCATGTCAATCATT belongs to Bacillus spongiae and includes:
- a CDS encoding M15 family metallopeptidase gives rise to the protein MKKWGLFLFLMVFASVNIEQFFQNKIHILDNIPNKIEDEETVERKMTKEEIYLGNLLLVNGDYPAKHESIKKDIIHLTRNEPMLEGIGLLSSGIYLSKEVALAFSELVAAAKEEGVNHFMINSGFRDVQEQNELYEEMGPEYALPAGYSEHNLGISLDVGSTLMRMNKAPEGKWIKKNAWKYGFILRYPEDKTEVTKIQYEPWHIRYVGLPHSAIMKQNNLALEEYIAYIKKEKTLSVMVNKERYTVSYYPISDSKSIKVPEDKQYDISGNNIDGVIITVHE
- a CDS encoding alpha/beta hydrolase: MKHLFEKGKDPSKPTLLLLHGTGGNEEQLLPIAKMIDDEASILSVRGNVLENGMPRYFRRIAEGVFDEEDLIFRTKELNHFLDESAETYEFDRDQVVAIGYSNGANIAGSLLFQEQNALKGAILHHPMVPRRGIELPDLSETSVFIGAGSNDPLCSPAESTELHSLLVRAKANVELHWEDKGHQLTMEEVEAAAIWYRKQYSNNK